The following proteins come from a genomic window of bacterium:
- a CDS encoding threonine/serine dehydratase: MADAPDGGFTQARIAATYALIKPHIRRTPIMDVSGADFGLDPFRITLKLELFQHSGSFKARGAFANLLGRDVPKVGVAAASGGNHGAAVAYAAMKVGVPARIFVPAISSPAKIDRIREYGADLVVGGERYADALAASEAWVARSGALPVHAFDQVETLLGQGTIGLELEEQGAALDTLLIAVGGGGLIGGIAAWYAGGINIVGVEPEASPTLYRALTAGRPVDAEAGGLAADSLAPRRVGELMFPIAQRYVSRVVLVTDEAIRHAQEALWKVVRVVAEPGGAAALAALLSGRYRPEPEERVGVLVSGGNTTAVDFSR, from the coding sequence ATGGCGGACGCACCCGACGGCGGCTTCACCCAGGCACGGATCGCGGCGACCTATGCGCTGATCAAACCGCATATCCGCCGTACGCCCATCATGGACGTGAGCGGCGCGGACTTCGGCCTGGATCCCTTCCGGATCACGCTCAAGCTGGAGCTGTTCCAACACTCCGGCTCCTTCAAGGCGCGGGGCGCGTTCGCCAACCTGTTGGGCCGGGACGTTCCGAAGGTCGGGGTCGCCGCGGCCTCCGGCGGCAATCACGGCGCCGCGGTCGCCTACGCCGCGATGAAGGTCGGGGTCCCGGCCCGGATCTTCGTTCCGGCGATCTCCTCGCCGGCGAAAATCGACCGCATCCGCGAGTACGGCGCCGATCTCGTCGTGGGCGGCGAGCGGTACGCGGATGCCCTCGCGGCGAGCGAAGCCTGGGTGGCCCGAAGCGGGGCGCTGCCCGTCCACGCCTTCGATCAAGTGGAGACGCTGCTCGGCCAGGGAACGATCGGCCTGGAACTGGAGGAGCAGGGCGCGGCCCTCGACACGCTGCTGATCGCCGTCGGCGGAGGCGGATTGATCGGGGGCATCGCGGCATGGTACGCAGGAGGCATCAACATCGTCGGGGTCGAGCCGGAAGCCTCGCCGACGCTGTACCGGGCGCTGACCGCGGGCCGTCCCGTGGACGCGGAGGCCGGCGGCCTCGCGGCGGACTCGCTCGCGCCGCGTCGCGTCGGTGAGCTGATGTTTCCGATCGCGCAGCGCTACGTCAGCCGGGTCGTGCTGGTCACCGACGAGGCGATCCGGCACGCGCAGGAGGCGCTGTGGAAAGTCGTGCGGGTCGTGGCCGAGCCCGGCGGTGCCGCGGCGCTCGCGGCGCTGCTCTCAGGCCGCTACCGGCCCGAGCCCGAGGAACGCGTCGGCGTCCTCGTGAGCGGCGGCAACACCACTGCGGTCGACTTCAGCCGATAA
- a CDS encoding DUF4389 domain-containing protein gives MHNPAEGFPATLEIDYPDRELNRLTTAFRLFTVIPIAIVLALVSGPQSGGGQSHRGFTLAGGGLVFLPTVLLLVFTRRYPRWWFDWNLELTRFLARVGAYLALLRDEYPSAEDGQAVHLAVPYPDAAQDLNRWLPLIKWFLAIPHYIVLAFLGIAAFCCVVIAWFAILFTGRYPRSLFEFVVGVFRWMLRVAAYAFLLTTDRYPPFGVSA, from the coding sequence GTGCACAATCCCGCGGAGGGGTTCCCGGCGACGCTGGAGATCGACTATCCCGACCGGGAGCTGAACCGGCTCACCACGGCGTTCCGGCTGTTCACCGTCATTCCGATCGCCATCGTCCTGGCGCTCGTGAGCGGCCCGCAGTCCGGCGGCGGCCAGTCCCACCGCGGATTCACGCTGGCGGGCGGCGGGCTCGTGTTTCTGCCCACGGTACTGCTCCTGGTCTTCACGCGGCGGTACCCACGCTGGTGGTTCGATTGGAACCTCGAGCTGACGAGGTTTTTGGCCCGCGTCGGCGCGTATCTGGCGCTGCTGCGCGACGAGTATCCCTCGGCGGAGGACGGACAGGCCGTGCACCTTGCGGTCCCGTATCCGGACGCGGCGCAGGACCTGAACCGCTGGCTGCCGTTGATCAAGTGGTTCCTGGCCATTCCGCATTACATCGTGCTCGCGTTCCTCGGCATCGCGGCGTTCTGCTGCGTCGTCATCGCCTGGTTCGCGATCTTGTTCACGGGCCGCTATCCGCGCTCGCTGTTCGAATTCGTGGTCGGGGTGTTCCGCTGGATGCTGCGGGTGGCGGCCTACGCGTTTCTCCTCACGACCGACCGCTATCCGCCGTTCGGCGTCTCGGCGTGA
- a CDS encoding cupin domain-containing protein has translation MASAPENLRQNVDGRDGILTVRGSGLHRSWNNIRYKTGLSAKNVGAAHLSMNVATIPPGGVAYAHIHVGFEVMLYILEGRVRHEYGPNCSLSIDNEAGDFIFIEPGIPHEVRNLSDSAPVVAVVARSDASEWENIIPYERRR, from the coding sequence ATGGCATCTGCGCCCGAGAATCTTCGGCAGAACGTGGACGGCAGGGACGGCATCCTCACCGTACGCGGAAGCGGTCTCCACCGCAGCTGGAACAACATCCGGTACAAGACGGGGTTGTCCGCCAAGAACGTCGGCGCCGCGCATCTGTCGATGAACGTGGCGACGATCCCGCCCGGCGGCGTCGCCTACGCCCACATCCACGTCGGCTTCGAGGTCATGCTCTACATCCTCGAGGGCCGCGTCCGCCACGAATACGGCCCCAACTGCTCGTTGAGCATCGACAACGAAGCGGGCGATTTCATCTTCATCGAACCGGGGATTCCGCACGAAGTCCGCAACCTCAGCGACTCGGCGCCGGTCGTCGCCGTCGTGGCGCGCTCCGACGCCTCCGAGTGGGAGAACATCATTCCCTACGAAAGGCGGCGCTAG
- a CDS encoding alpha/beta hydrolase, protein MTARSSQAPSHAGRPQGPVPGGAITPFPFGAQHVSPRASAPAGGEPQSQIFRQAGAGPTPTIVIAGFLPDATESIEYQRDLVARYGDIYYVNYPRDRFCTEALFTQVGGLIRHLNARGEQPVLFSICFGSGLVVKLLQAAASGLGIAGVVMVSPVLCAADMVRLDGDAAGPAPMRERAARMFFLGDHHGSIEREVARARRAFGSLFRRERAARLLNDRNAVIIAKVLAAVHEITVTGYYERALALKALTWPPAREPIFHGPALVLFAEDEDGVFVPTSPTLAALRTPSVAARLFPRATIREVASADADDPVVHGSIVVHHRFFNPFITAWYERLPGPAFA, encoded by the coding sequence ATGACCGCACGATCATCGCAGGCGCCGTCCCACGCGGGCCGCCCGCAGGGCCCGGTTCCCGGCGGCGCCATCACCCCGTTTCCGTTCGGCGCTCAGCACGTCTCGCCGCGGGCGTCCGCGCCGGCCGGCGGCGAACCGCAGAGCCAGATCTTCCGGCAGGCCGGGGCGGGCCCAACCCCGACGATCGTGATCGCCGGATTCCTGCCGGACGCCACCGAGTCCATCGAGTATCAACGCGATCTCGTGGCGCGGTACGGCGATATCTACTACGTGAACTACCCGCGCGACCGCTTTTGTACCGAGGCGTTGTTCACGCAGGTCGGCGGGCTCATTCGGCATCTCAATGCGCGCGGAGAGCAGCCGGTGCTCTTCAGCATCTGCTTCGGCTCCGGCCTGGTGGTGAAGCTGCTGCAGGCGGCCGCGTCCGGCCTCGGCATCGCCGGCGTCGTCATGGTGAGTCCGGTGCTCTGCGCCGCCGACATGGTCCGGCTGGACGGCGACGCGGCGGGGCCGGCGCCGATGCGCGAGCGCGCCGCCCGCATGTTCTTCCTCGGCGACCACCACGGGAGCATCGAGCGCGAGGTGGCCCGCGCGCGCCGTGCCTTCGGCAGCCTCTTCCGCCGGGAGCGCGCGGCACGGCTGCTCAACGACCGGAACGCGGTGATTATCGCGAAGGTGCTGGCCGCGGTGCACGAGATCACCGTCACCGGCTACTACGAGCGCGCGCTGGCCCTCAAGGCCCTCACGTGGCCGCCGGCGCGCGAGCCGATCTTCCACGGTCCGGCGCTCGTGCTGTTCGCGGAGGACGAGGACGGGGTGTTCGTGCCGACCTCCCCGACGCTCGCCGCCCTGCGCACGCCGTCCGTTGCCGCGCGGCTGTTTCCGCGGGCCACGATTCGTGAGGTCGCCTCGGCCGACGCGGACGATCCGGTGGTGCACGGGTCGATCGTCGTGCATCACCGGTTCTTCAATCCGTTCATCACCGCCTGGTACGAGCGGCTGCCGGGCCCCGCGTTCGCGTAA
- a CDS encoding ABC transporter permease: protein MRSLLTALGVALAVAGFVVLTGFSQGMERAWTTSLIERDVHMTAVPRGTVEILTASIDESVTARLAAVDGVRDASAELADMVMLPSGQPVLAVGWPPESFLWGTLRLSAGRLPAAMPSDAAVLGQGLAGALRLRPGDTFGLLGMPLTVGAVFRPSGVINNNMVIVPLPTLQRLLNRPGKVTVLDLRLLQPGDPVRVKAVQARLAAAFPDLTFTEARSVADSNDILRLIRAMAWGISLIALAMGLFAVLNTLLMSVTERVREFGVLSALGWSPGRVLAMVMLEGLVLSVAGSAAGIVLGIGGLRWLAQAPMLRGLVEPETGARLLLEVAAVTLVLGVAGSVYPAARAVRVQPVDALKYE, encoded by the coding sequence GTGCGCTCTCTCCTGACCGCGCTCGGCGTGGCGCTGGCCGTCGCGGGGTTCGTCGTCCTCACCGGGTTCTCGCAGGGCATGGAGCGCGCGTGGACCACGAGCCTGATCGAACGGGACGTCCACATGACGGCGGTCCCCCGGGGCACCGTGGAGATCTTGACCGCGTCGATCGACGAATCGGTGACCGCGCGTCTGGCGGCCGTCGACGGGGTCCGCGACGCCTCGGCGGAACTGGCGGATATGGTCATGCTGCCGTCCGGCCAGCCGGTGCTGGCGGTGGGATGGCCGCCCGAAAGCTTTCTCTGGGGAACGCTGCGGCTCAGCGCGGGGCGCCTGCCCGCCGCGATGCCGTCCGACGCCGCGGTGCTGGGTCAGGGGCTCGCCGGCGCGCTGCGGCTCCGGCCCGGCGATACGTTCGGGCTGCTCGGGATGCCGCTTACGGTCGGCGCCGTGTTCCGTCCGAGCGGGGTCATCAACAACAACATGGTCATCGTCCCCCTGCCCACGCTCCAGCGCCTGCTCAACCGGCCGGGCAAAGTGACCGTCCTCGACCTGCGCCTCCTGCAGCCGGGCGATCCGGTGCGGGTGAAAGCCGTTCAAGCCCGGCTGGCCGCCGCGTTTCCCGATCTCACCTTCACGGAAGCCCGGTCGGTCGCCGACAGCAACGATATCCTGCGCCTGATCCGGGCGATGGCCTGGGGCATCTCGCTCATCGCGCTCGCAATGGGACTGTTTGCCGTGCTCAACACGCTGCTCATGTCCGTCACGGAGCGCGTGCGGGAATTCGGCGTGCTGTCGGCCCTCGGCTGGAGCCCCGGGCGTGTCCTCGCGATGGTCATGCTCGAAGGACTCGTCCTGTCGGTCGCCGGCAGCGCGGCCGGGATCGTGTTGGGGATCGGCGGGCTGCGGTGGCTCGCGCAGGCGCCGATGCTGCGCGGCCTCGTGGAACCCGAGACCGGCGCGCGCCTTCTGCTCGAGGTCGCCGCGGTGACCCTCGTCCTGGGGGTGGCCGGCAGCGTCTACCCGGCGGCCCGCGCGGTGCGTGTCCAGCCGGTCGACGCCCTGAAGTACGAGTAG
- a CDS encoding ABC transporter ATP-binding protein, with protein sequence MTDPIVALEHVSRGYDGGRIIALRDVTLAVRPGEFVAVVGPSGSGKSTLLHLLCGLDRPTAGRVLFRGTEPASPVAWTKVRARHVGFVFQAFHLFPTLTALENVEIPMFGVVADRAARRRRARELLCRVGLGRRLEHRPAELSGGERQRVAIARSLANSPLLIGADEPTGNLDSRASGDVLDLLEDIQRRDGTVLILATHNREVASRAGRLVELGDGRVVSDRCAS encoded by the coding sequence ATGACCGATCCGATCGTGGCGCTGGAGCACGTGAGCCGGGGCTACGACGGCGGCCGCATCATCGCCCTGCGCGATGTGACGCTCGCCGTCCGCCCCGGCGAGTTCGTGGCCGTCGTCGGCCCGAGCGGCAGCGGCAAGTCGACCCTCCTCCACCTGCTGTGCGGCCTGGACCGTCCGACGGCCGGCCGCGTGCTGTTCCGCGGCACGGAGCCCGCGTCGCCCGTCGCGTGGACGAAGGTGCGCGCGCGGCACGTCGGCTTCGTCTTCCAGGCGTTCCATCTGTTCCCGACGCTGACGGCGCTCGAGAACGTGGAGATCCCGATGTTTGGCGTGGTGGCCGACCGCGCGGCGCGCCGGCGGCGGGCGCGCGAACTGCTCTGCCGCGTGGGACTCGGCCGGCGGCTCGAGCACCGGCCGGCGGAGCTGTCCGGAGGCGAGCGCCAGCGCGTCGCGATCGCCCGCAGCCTGGCGAATTCGCCGCTCCTCATCGGGGCGGACGAGCCGACCGGCAACCTCGATTCCCGCGCGTCCGGGGACGTCCTCGATCTGCTTGAGGACATTCAGCGGCGGGACGGTACCGTCCTGATCCTCGCCACCCACAACCGGGAGGTCGCCTCGCGCGCCGGGCGCCTCGTTGAATTGGGCGACGGCCGCGTCGTCTCCGACCGATGCGCTTCGTAA
- a CDS encoding aldo/keto reductase, which translates to MIPTLTFGRTGHGSTRTIFGAAALARVTQEEADPVLELLLRYGVNHIDVAASYGDAELRLAPWLKTYRDRFFLATKTGGRTYDAAKRQIHLSLERMGVGRIDLIQLHNLADPIDWDTALSPRGALDACVEARAEGLVRYIGVTGHGSQIAATHLRSLERFDFDSVLLPYNYLMMRDPHYAAMFERVAAVCRDRNVAVQTIKAVARRPWWGRERTRTTWYQPLEDPRDIDLAVHWVLARPGVFLNTVGDIALLPYVLDAAARFTAAPDETAVRDAAARLEMLPLFV; encoded by the coding sequence ATGATCCCAACACTGACGTTCGGGCGGACCGGGCACGGGAGCACACGGACCATCTTCGGCGCGGCGGCGCTGGCGCGGGTCACGCAGGAGGAGGCCGACCCCGTCCTCGAGCTGCTGCTGCGGTACGGGGTCAATCACATCGACGTCGCCGCGAGCTACGGCGACGCCGAACTGCGGCTGGCGCCCTGGCTCAAGACCTACCGCGACCGGTTCTTCCTCGCCACGAAGACCGGCGGACGTACCTACGACGCCGCGAAGCGGCAGATCCATCTCTCCCTCGAGCGCATGGGCGTCGGGCGGATCGACCTGATTCAGCTTCACAACCTGGCCGACCCGATCGACTGGGACACCGCGCTGAGCCCGCGGGGCGCCCTCGACGCCTGCGTCGAGGCGCGGGCGGAGGGCCTCGTGCGGTACATCGGGGTCACCGGGCACGGCTCGCAGATCGCGGCCACCCACCTGCGCAGCCTGGAGCGGTTCGATTTCGACTCGGTGCTACTGCCGTACAACTACCTGATGATGCGGGACCCACACTACGCGGCGATGTTCGAGCGGGTGGCCGCGGTGTGCCGGGACCGGAACGTCGCGGTGCAGACGATCAAGGCCGTCGCGCGCCGTCCCTGGTGGGGCCGCGAGCGCACCCGCACGACCTGGTATCAGCCGCTCGAGGACCCGCGCGACATCGATCTCGCCGTCCACTGGGTGCTCGCGCGCCCCGGCGTGTTCCTCAACACCGTCGGCGATATTGCGCTCCTGCCGTACGTCCTCGACGCCGCGGCCCGGTTCACGGCCGCGCCGGACGAGACGGCCGTGCGCGACGCGGCTGCGCGGTTGGAGATGCTGCCGCTGTTCGTGTAG